In Rhizobium sp. ZPR4, a genomic segment contains:
- the truB gene encoding tRNA pseudouridine(55) synthase TruB, with the protein MSKPRKPKGRPISGWLILDKPIDFGSTEAVSKIKWLFKAQKAGHAGTLDPLASGMLPIALGDATKTVPYVMDGRKIYEFTVTWGEERASDDLEGEVTATSDRRPSEEDIRALLPNYTGVINQIPPQFSAIKIAGERAYDLAREGETVEIPSREVEIFRLTLLACPDANTAHFEVECGKGTYVRALARDFGRDLGCYGHISGLRRSFVAPFAEEAMVPLADLVALEEIEDADERLAALDALLIDTAEALSSLPHLVISDDQAHRLKMGNPILVRGRDAPVAETEAYATARGKLIAIGEIGQGEFRPKRVFG; encoded by the coding sequence ATGTCCAAGCCACGCAAGCCCAAGGGCCGCCCGATTTCGGGCTGGCTCATCCTCGACAAGCCGATCGATTTCGGCTCGACCGAGGCCGTTTCCAAGATCAAGTGGCTGTTCAAGGCCCAGAAGGCCGGCCATGCCGGCACGCTCGATCCGCTCGCCTCCGGCATGCTGCCGATCGCGCTCGGCGACGCCACCAAGACGGTTCCCTACGTCATGGACGGTCGCAAGATCTATGAATTCACCGTGACCTGGGGCGAGGAACGCGCTTCCGACGACCTCGAAGGCGAAGTGACCGCCACGTCCGACAGGCGTCCGAGCGAAGAAGATATTCGCGCGCTGCTGCCGAACTATACCGGCGTCATCAACCAGATCCCGCCGCAGTTCTCGGCCATCAAGATTGCTGGCGAGCGCGCCTACGATCTGGCCCGCGAAGGCGAGACGGTCGAGATCCCCTCGCGCGAAGTCGAGATTTTCCGCCTGACGCTGCTGGCCTGCCCGGATGCCAATACGGCGCATTTCGAAGTCGAGTGCGGCAAAGGCACCTATGTGCGCGCCCTTGCCCGCGATTTCGGCCGCGATCTCGGCTGCTACGGCCATATTTCCGGCCTGCGCCGCAGCTTCGTTGCACCCTTCGCCGAAGAGGCGATGGTGCCGCTTGCCGATCTTGTGGCACTCGAAGAGATCGAAGATGCCGACGAACGGCTTGCCGCCCTCGACGCGCTGCTGATCGACACGGCGGAAGCCCTGTCTTCGCTGCCGCATCTCGTCATCAGCGATGACCAGGCGCACCGCCTGAAGATGGGTAATCCCATTCTCGTGCGCGGCCGCGATGCGCCGGTTGCCGAAACCGAGGCCTACGCCACGGCACGCGGCAAGCTGATCGCCATCGGCGAGATCGGCCAGGGCGAATTCCGCCCCAAGCGCGTGTTCGGCT
- the rbfA gene encoding 30S ribosome-binding factor RbfA, translating into MTKPTSSAPSQRMLRVGEQVRSAITQVLQRGEVRDDLIERTVISISEVRMSPDLKIATAFVTPLGVSDHNAVIEALNRHAKYIRGRLGPQLRQMKYMPEVRFRDDTSFDNYKKIDALLRSPEVSRDLEDDNDQDQ; encoded by the coding sequence ATGACCAAACCAACCTCTTCCGCGCCCTCGCAGCGCATGCTTCGCGTCGGCGAGCAGGTGCGCTCAGCGATCACGCAGGTTCTGCAGCGCGGCGAAGTGCGCGACGACCTGATCGAGCGCACCGTGATCTCCATTTCCGAGGTGCGCATGTCGCCCGACCTGAAGATCGCCACCGCCTTCGTGACCCCGCTCGGCGTTTCCGACCACAACGCCGTCATCGAGGCGTTGAACCGCCATGCGAAATATATCCGCGGCCGCCTCGGCCCGCAGCTTCGCCAGATGAAGTACATGCCGGAAGTCCGCTTCCGCGACGATACGAGCTTCGACAATTACAAGAAGATCGATGCGCTGCTGCGCTCGCCCGAGGTCAGCCGCGACCTCGAAGACGATAACGACCAAGATCAATAA
- the infB gene encoding translation initiation factor IF-2: MTDNQDDKTLSVSGKKTLTLKPSGVNQGTVRQDMGRGRTKAVVVETRKRRPLRPEDEKPITPTTTAAPSVTRVAEPTPQPPRPPQPAPRIHQPGGQQQRPAQSNQGYQQRPQQERSSRPVVLNHLSADEMDARRRALADAQARDAADAVRRAEEEARRKQEEEVRRVAEQAEAARRAAEEAAQAAAAAKVAEQAPAAPVEAKVEAPKPATQPAPAPAVARRPDASAPQSARPGAAATEAPANRRRPGSEEEESRGPSRGAPIRGKVTRPEPAKPVTTRPKTDEERRRGKLTVTTADVDEDGNARGRSLSAMRRRQEKFRRSQMQETREKISREVVLPETITIQELSQRMSERAVDVIKYLMKEGQMMKPGDVIDADLAELIAGEFGHTVKRVSESDVEQGIFDVADEEGELVSRPPVVTIMGHVDHGKTSLLDAIRHANVVAGEAGGITQHIGAYQVEQNGQKITFIDTPGHAAFTAMRARGAQATDIAILVVAADDSVMPQTIESINHAKAAGVPIIVAINKIDKHEANPQKVRTELLQHEVFVESMGGEVLDVEVSAKNRTNLDKLLEAILLQAEILDLKANPNRTAEGTVIEAQLDRGRGSVATVLVQKGTLRPGQIVVAGDQWGRVRALVNDKGEHVKEAGPAMPVELLGLSGAPQAGDKFAVVESESRAREISEYRQRLTRDKAAARLSGQRGSLEQMMTQLQAVGVKEFPLVIKGDVQGSIEAIAGALEKLGTDEVRARIVHSGAGGITESDVSLAEASNAAIIGFNVRANAQARQFAERQGIEIRYYNIIYDLVDDVKAAMSGLLSPERRETFLGNAEILEVFNITKVGKVAGCRVTEGKVERGVGVRLVRDNVVIHEGKLKTLKRFKDEVSEVNVGQECGMAFENYEDIRAGDTIECFRVEHITRTL, from the coding sequence ATGACCGACAATCAAGACGACAAGACGCTGAGTGTTTCGGGTAAGAAGACCCTCACCTTGAAACCTTCAGGCGTAAACCAGGGCACCGTGCGCCAGGACATGGGCCGCGGTCGCACCAAGGCGGTCGTGGTTGAGACCCGTAAGCGCCGCCCGCTACGTCCTGAAGACGAAAAGCCAATCACGCCGACGACGACAGCCGCGCCATCGGTGACGCGCGTCGCCGAACCGACGCCGCAGCCGCCGCGCCCGCCGCAGCCGGCTCCGCGCATTCATCAGCCGGGCGGCCAGCAGCAGCGGCCAGCACAATCCAACCAGGGCTATCAGCAGCGCCCGCAGCAGGAGCGCTCGTCGCGTCCGGTGGTTCTGAACCACCTGTCGGCCGACGAGATGGACGCTCGCCGCCGCGCTCTCGCCGACGCCCAGGCTCGTGATGCGGCCGACGCTGTTCGTCGCGCCGAAGAAGAAGCCCGCCGCAAGCAGGAAGAAGAAGTCCGCCGCGTTGCCGAACAGGCCGAAGCCGCTCGCCGTGCCGCCGAAGAGGCTGCTCAGGCCGCGGCGGCAGCCAAGGTTGCCGAACAGGCTCCGGCTGCTCCGGTTGAAGCCAAGGTTGAAGCTCCGAAGCCGGCTACGCAGCCTGCTCCGGCTCCGGCCGTTGCACGCCGCCCGGATGCTTCCGCTCCACAGTCTGCCCGCCCCGGCGCAGCCGCTACGGAAGCGCCGGCCAATCGCCGTCGCCCGGGCAGTGAGGAAGAGGAAAGCCGTGGCCCGTCGCGCGGTGCTCCGATCCGTGGCAAGGTCACCCGGCCCGAGCCGGCGAAGCCCGTCACCACGCGTCCGAAGACAGACGAAGAGCGTCGCCGCGGCAAGCTGACGGTCACCACGGCCGATGTCGACGAAGACGGCAACGCACGCGGTCGTTCGCTTTCGGCCATGCGCCGCCGCCAGGAAAAGTTCCGCCGCAGCCAGATGCAGGAAACGCGCGAGAAGATTTCGCGTGAAGTCGTGCTGCCCGAGACCATCACGATTCAGGAACTGTCGCAGCGCATGTCCGAACGCGCCGTCGACGTCATCAAGTACCTGATGAAGGAAGGTCAGATGATGAAGCCGGGCGACGTCATCGACGCCGATCTGGCCGAACTCATCGCCGGCGAATTCGGCCATACGGTCAAGCGCGTTTCGGAATCCGACGTCGAGCAGGGCATCTTCGACGTTGCCGACGAGGAAGGCGAACTGGTTTCCCGTCCGCCTGTTGTCACCATCATGGGTCACGTCGACCACGGCAAGACCTCGCTGCTCGACGCCATCCGTCATGCAAACGTGGTTGCCGGCGAAGCCGGTGGCATCACCCAGCATATCGGTGCCTATCAGGTCGAGCAGAACGGTCAGAAGATCACCTTCATCGACACCCCCGGCCACGCCGCCTTCACGGCAATGCGTGCCCGCGGCGCCCAGGCGACCGATATCGCAATCCTCGTGGTTGCGGCTGACGACAGCGTGATGCCGCAGACGATCGAATCGATCAACCACGCCAAGGCGGCGGGTGTTCCGATCATCGTGGCGATCAACAAGATCGACAAGCACGAAGCCAACCCGCAGAAGGTCCGCACGGAACTGCTGCAGCACGAAGTCTTCGTCGAATCCATGGGCGGTGAAGTGCTCGACGTGGAAGTCTCCGCGAAGAACCGCACCAACCTCGACAAGCTGCTCGAAGCCATCCTGCTGCAGGCGGAAATCCTTGACCTCAAGGCCAATCCGAACCGCACGGCGGAAGGCACCGTCATCGAAGCCCAGCTCGATCGCGGCCGCGGCTCCGTCGCCACCGTGCTCGTACAGAAGGGCACGCTGCGTCCGGGCCAGATCGTCGTTGCCGGCGATCAGTGGGGCCGCGTTCGCGCGCTCGTCAACGACAAGGGTGAGCATGTGAAGGAAGCAGGCCCGGCCATGCCGGTCGAACTGCTCGGCCTTTCCGGCGCACCGCAGGCCGGCGACAAGTTCGCCGTCGTCGAAAGCGAAAGCCGTGCCCGCGAGATCTCGGAATATCGCCAGCGCCTCACCCGCGACAAGGCGGCTGCCCGCCTGTCCGGTCAGCGCGGCTCGCTGGAGCAGATGATGACGCAGCTCCAGGCTGTCGGCGTGAAGGAATTCCCGCTCGTCATCAAGGGCGACGTGCAGGGTTCGATCGAAGCCATTGCCGGCGCGCTCGAAAAGCTCGGCACCGACGAAGTCCGTGCCCGCATCGTTCATTCCGGTGCAGGCGGGATTACCGAATCGGATGTGTCGCTGGCGGAAGCCTCCAATGCGGCAATCATCGGCTTCAACGTCCGCGCCAACGCACAGGCACGTCAGTTCGCCGAGCGTCAGGGTATCGAAATCCGCTACTACAACATCATCTACGACCTGGTGGATGACGTGAAGGCAGCGATGTCGGGCCTGCTCTCGCCGGAGCGTCGCGAAACCTTCCTCGGCAATGCCGAGATCCTCGAGGTGTTCAACATCACGAAGGTCGGCAAGGTCGCGGGTTGCCGCGTTACCGAAGGCAAAGTCGAGCGTGGCGTCGGTGTGCGTCTGGTGCGCGACAACGTCGTCATCCACGAAGGCAAGCTCAAGACGCTCAAGCGCTTCAAGGACGAAGTGTCGGAGGTCAATGTCGGCCAGGAATGCGGTATGGCCTTCGAAAACTACGAAGACATTCGCGCCGGCGACACCATCGAGTGCTTCCGCGTCGAGCATATCACCCGCACGCTGTAA
- a CDS encoding RNA-binding protein: MMSAEGPKAAPEDDDLAGDGENGRMCIVTRESGSPDELIRFVAAPDGTVVPDLKRQLPGRGCWVKVDRALVDKAVAKKLFSRALKAEVAAPSDLGATVDRLLAAQLAGMMNMARKAGQFVSGSSKVDGAVRNGSALAVFHAMNAAADGVRKIDQARKAWHLGMETEAEIPSFRVFTEAEMDELMGQNAFIHAAALAGQAGEGVVKRANLLERYRNGGQSRATGGAGRRKQ, encoded by the coding sequence ATGATGAGCGCAGAGGGGCCGAAGGCTGCACCCGAAGACGACGATCTTGCGGGTGATGGCGAAAATGGCCGTATGTGCATCGTAACACGCGAAAGCGGATCGCCGGATGAGCTGATCCGCTTCGTCGCCGCTCCGGACGGAACCGTCGTTCCGGATCTGAAGCGGCAGCTGCCGGGACGTGGGTGCTGGGTCAAGGTCGACCGGGCGCTCGTGGACAAGGCAGTGGCAAAGAAGTTGTTCTCCCGCGCCCTGAAGGCGGAGGTGGCCGCGCCGAGCGATCTCGGTGCCACCGTCGACCGCCTGCTTGCGGCGCAACTGGCTGGGATGATGAACATGGCACGCAAGGCGGGCCAGTTCGTATCCGGCTCGTCGAAGGTGGATGGCGCCGTTCGCAACGGCTCGGCACTTGCCGTGTTCCATGCGATGAACGCCGCCGCCGATGGCGTGCGCAAGATAGACCAGGCTCGCAAGGCCTGGCATCTCGGCATGGAGACCGAAGCGGAAATACCGTCCTTCCGTGTCTTTACGGAGGCGGAAATGGACGAACTGATGGGCCAGAATGCTTTTATCCATGCCGCAGCGCTTGCAGGGCAGGCGGGTGAGGGTGTAGTGAAGCGCGCAAACCTGCTCGAACGGTACCGCAACGGCGGTCAGTCCCGGGCAACGGGCGGCGCTGGCCGGCGAAAACAATGA
- the nusA gene encoding transcription termination factor NusA, which produces MAVSANRLELLQIADAVAREKVIDREIVLAAMADAIQKAARSRYGTESNIRADINPKTGEIRLQRLLEVVEKAEDYSTQIPLELARDRNPDAALGDFIADPLPPMDFGRIAAQSAKQVIVQKVREAERDRQFDEFKDRVGEIVNGTVKRVEYGNVIVDLGRGEGIIRRDEMIPRENFRYGDRVRAYVYDVRREQRGPQIFLSRTHPQFMVKLFTMEVPEIYDGIIQVKSVARDPGSRAKIAVISNDSSIDPVGACVGMRGSRVQAVVGELQGEKIDIIPWSSEPANFVVNALQPAEVAKVVLDEDAERIEVVVPDEQLSLAIGRRGQNVRLASQLTGWDIDIMTEAEESERRQKEFNERTNLFMDALDVDEMVGQVLASEGFAAVEELAYVDLDEISSIDGFDEDTAQEIQTRAREYLEKLEAEMDEKRKALGVSDELREINGMTAQMMVALGEDGIKTIEDFAGCAADDLVGWSERKNGETKKFEGLFSKLEVSRVEAEQMVVQARLLAGWITEADLATEAEEASEGEGEAEQEA; this is translated from the coding sequence ATGGCAGTCAGTGCGAACCGGCTAGAACTTCTGCAGATCGCAGATGCAGTGGCGCGCGAAAAGGTCATCGACCGCGAGATCGTGCTTGCCGCAATGGCGGATGCGATCCAGAAGGCCGCGCGCTCGCGTTACGGTACGGAATCGAACATCCGCGCCGACATCAACCCGAAGACGGGTGAGATTCGTCTGCAGCGTCTGCTCGAAGTGGTCGAGAAGGCCGAGGACTATTCCACGCAGATCCCGCTGGAGCTGGCCCGCGACCGCAACCCGGACGCAGCGCTTGGCGATTTCATCGCCGATCCGCTGCCGCCGATGGATTTCGGCCGCATCGCCGCCCAGTCGGCAAAGCAGGTCATCGTGCAGAAGGTGCGCGAAGCCGAGCGTGACCGTCAGTTCGACGAATTCAAGGATCGCGTCGGCGAGATCGTCAACGGCACCGTCAAGCGCGTCGAATACGGCAATGTCATCGTCGACCTCGGCCGTGGTGAAGGCATCATCCGCCGCGACGAGATGATCCCGCGCGAAAACTTCCGCTACGGCGACCGCGTTCGCGCTTACGTCTACGACGTTCGTCGCGAACAGCGTGGTCCGCAGATCTTCCTGTCGCGCACGCATCCGCAGTTCATGGTCAAGCTCTTCACCATGGAAGTGCCCGAAATCTACGACGGCATCATCCAGGTGAAGTCGGTTGCCCGTGATCCCGGCTCGCGCGCCAAGATCGCCGTCATCTCGAACGACTCGTCGATCGATCCGGTCGGCGCCTGCGTCGGTATGCGCGGTTCGCGCGTCCAGGCCGTCGTCGGCGAGCTGCAGGGCGAAAAGATCGACATCATTCCCTGGTCCAGCGAGCCGGCGAACTTCGTCGTCAACGCGCTGCAGCCGGCCGAAGTCGCCAAGGTCGTTCTCGATGAGGACGCAGAGCGTATCGAAGTCGTGGTTCCGGACGAGCAGCTTTCGCTCGCCATCGGCCGCCGCGGCCAGAACGTCCGTCTCGCCTCGCAGCTGACCGGCTGGGACATCGACATCATGACAGAAGCCGAGGAATCGGAGCGCCGCCAGAAGGAATTCAACGAACGCACGAACCTGTTCATGGACGCGCTCGACGTCGATGAAATGGTCGGCCAGGTTCTGGCCTCCGAAGGCTTTGCCGCCGTCGAGGAACTGGCTTACGTCGATCTCGATGAAATCTCCTCGATCGACGGCTTCGATGAAGACACCGCTCAGGAAATCCAGACCCGCGCCCGCGAATATCTCGAGAAGCTCGAAGCCGAGATGGACGAGAAGCGCAAGGCGCTCGGCGTTTCCGACGAGCTGCGCGAGATCAACGGTATGACGGCGCAGATGATGGTCGCGCTTGGCGAAGACGGCATCAAGACGATCGAAGATTTCGCCGGCTGCGCCGCCGACGACCTCGTCGGCTGGTCCGAGCGCAAGAACGGCGAGACGAAGAAGTTCGAAGGTCTGTTCTCAAAGCTCGAAGTTTCGCGCGTCGAAGCTGAGCAGATGGTCGTGCAGGCCCGCCTGCTGGCCGGCTGGATCACCGAAGCCGATCTCGCTACCGAAGCCGAAGAGGCATCGGAAGGTGAAGGCGAGGCCGAGCAGGAAGCATGA
- the rimP gene encoding ribosome maturation factor RimP — protein sequence MSDVTNADNTNEPRLIVETGLDQRVAAIIEPVLVGMGFRLVRVRLLNLNGLTLQVMTERNDGTMTVEDCEEVSTAISPVLDVEDPIDKAYHLEVSSPGIDRPMVRKSDFQRWIGHIVKCETSILVDNRKRFRGKIAAVDNDGFTIERDQVAYGEEPKVTIPFSTLAEAKLILTDDLIRDALRADKLAKAEAANQNEADDDEE from the coding sequence TTGTCGGACGTGACAAACGCAGACAATACCAATGAACCCAGGCTGATCGTCGAAACCGGCCTTGATCAGCGCGTCGCCGCCATCATCGAGCCCGTCCTTGTGGGCATGGGCTTCCGTCTGGTGCGCGTGCGTCTCCTCAATCTGAACGGCCTGACGCTGCAGGTCATGACCGAGCGCAACGACGGCACGATGACCGTCGAGGACTGCGAAGAGGTCTCCACGGCCATTTCGCCGGTTCTGGATGTGGAAGATCCGATCGATAAGGCGTATCATCTTGAAGTATCTTCGCCGGGCATCGACCGCCCGATGGTGCGCAAGTCGGATTTCCAGCGCTGGATCGGCCATATCGTCAAGTGCGAAACGTCGATCCTCGTTGACAACCGCAAGCGTTTCCGCGGCAAGATCGCCGCCGTCGACAATGATGGTTTCACGATCGAGCGCGACCAGGTTGCCTATGGCGAGGAGCCGAAGGTGACCATTCCGTTCAGCACGCTGGCCGAAGCCAAGCTGATCCTGACGGACGATCTCATCCGCGACGCGCTGCGCGCCGACAAGCTGGCGAAAGCCGAGGCAGCGAACCAGAACGAAGCGGACGACGACGAAGAATAA
- a CDS encoding lytic murein transglycosylase, with the protein MRTEGGISRHILRLLILLLTLLPLPALAASKADVEAQFQTWIQKDLWPDAQKAGISEKTFQAAFTGVTLNWDLPDLEPPGFPKPKQQAQTQAEFSSPAPYFNEARLQKLATTGRSLASQYGPVLRRIEKTYGVPGPILLAIWGRETGFGAAKLPNSAIQVLATKAFMSTRKDMFRNELIAALRILEHGDVTPDQFKGSWAGALGQPQFMPTNYLKYAVDFDGDGHRNIWTSVPDTLASIANYMVQKGWQRGRGWGYEVTIPQNVSCAQEGPDLAKPVSQWASLGIARVSGKAFPSDEMRASGMMLVPAGRDGPEFIVTPNFYVIKEYNNSDLYGLYIGNLADRIANGSGAFQEKWGDVGKMLRSDVANMQKVLEHKGYDVGGTDGLPGYKTRRSIGQWQEKSGMKPTCYPDSSMLGVLK; encoded by the coding sequence ATAAGGACAGAGGGGGGTATCTCGCGGCATATTCTGCGGCTGCTCATCCTCCTCCTTACGCTTCTCCCCCTCCCCGCTCTCGCCGCCTCGAAGGCCGATGTCGAGGCACAGTTTCAGACCTGGATACAGAAGGATCTCTGGCCGGACGCACAGAAGGCCGGGATTTCGGAAAAGACCTTCCAGGCCGCCTTTACCGGCGTGACGCTGAATTGGGATCTGCCTGACCTCGAGCCGCCGGGCTTCCCGAAGCCGAAGCAACAGGCGCAGACCCAGGCCGAGTTCTCCTCGCCCGCCCCCTATTTCAACGAGGCGCGGCTGCAGAAGCTCGCCACGACGGGACGGAGCCTTGCCTCGCAATATGGGCCGGTGCTGCGGCGGATCGAGAAGACCTATGGCGTGCCGGGGCCGATCCTGCTCGCCATCTGGGGCCGAGAAACCGGCTTCGGGGCCGCCAAGCTGCCGAATTCGGCGATCCAGGTGCTTGCGACCAAGGCGTTCATGTCGACCCGCAAGGACATGTTCCGCAACGAGCTCATCGCGGCGCTGCGCATCCTCGAGCACGGCGACGTGACGCCGGATCAGTTCAAGGGCTCCTGGGCGGGCGCTCTTGGCCAACCGCAATTCATGCCGACCAACTATCTGAAATATGCCGTCGATTTCGATGGCGACGGCCATCGCAACATCTGGACCTCGGTGCCGGACACGCTGGCTTCCATAGCCAACTATATGGTTCAGAAGGGCTGGCAACGCGGTCGTGGCTGGGGATACGAAGTGACCATCCCTCAAAACGTCTCCTGCGCACAGGAAGGGCCTGATCTCGCCAAGCCGGTTTCGCAATGGGCGTCGCTCGGGATCGCACGCGTCTCCGGCAAGGCGTTTCCGTCGGACGAAATGCGGGCGAGCGGCATGATGCTAGTGCCGGCCGGCCGCGACGGGCCGGAATTCATCGTCACGCCGAATTTCTACGTCATCAAGGAATACAATAATTCCGACCTCTACGGCCTCTATATCGGCAACCTCGCCGACCGCATCGCCAATGGTAGCGGCGCCTTCCAGGAAAAATGGGGCGATGTCGGCAAGATGCTGCGCTCGGATGTCGCCAACATGCAGAAGGTTCTGGAGCACAAAGGCTACGATGTCGGCGGGACCGACGGCCTGCCCGGCTACAAGACCAGGCGCTCGATCGGCCAGTGGCAGGAAAAGAGCGGCATGAAGCCCACCTGCTATCCGGACAGTTCGATGCTGGGCGTCCTGAAATAG
- the recR gene encoding recombination mediator RecR — MAKRVTGPEIEKLIQLLAKVPGLGPRSARRAALHLIKKKDQLLGPLSHAMGEAYDKVKICSHCGNVDTVDPCTVCTDDRRDQSVIIVVEDVSDLWALERSGAMNAAYHVLGGVLSPLDGVGPDDLNIRGLVARVGEGGVREVIIAVNATVEGQTTAHYITDQLDGLEVKITRLAHGVPVGGELDYLDEGTLAAALRARTAI, encoded by the coding sequence ATGGCAAAGCGAGTCACCGGCCCCGAAATCGAAAAACTCATCCAGCTTCTGGCGAAGGTGCCTGGGCTCGGGCCGCGCTCGGCGCGGCGCGCGGCACTGCATCTGATCAAGAAGAAGGACCAGCTGCTCGGGCCGCTGTCCCATGCCATGGGCGAGGCCTATGACAAGGTGAAGATCTGCTCGCACTGCGGCAATGTCGATACCGTCGACCCCTGCACCGTCTGCACGGACGACCGGCGTGACCAATCGGTCATCATCGTCGTCGAAGATGTCTCGGACCTCTGGGCACTGGAGCGATCAGGCGCGATGAACGCTGCCTATCACGTTCTAGGCGGCGTGCTGTCGCCGCTCGACGGCGTCGGACCGGACGATCTCAACATTCGCGGGCTGGTTGCCCGCGTTGGCGAAGGCGGTGTCCGCGAAGTCATCATCGCCGTCAATGCGACGGTCGAGGGGCAAACCACAGCACACTATATAACCGATCAGCTCGACGGCCTCGAGGTCAAGATCACCCGTCTTGCCCATGGCGTACCTGTTGGAGGCGAGCTCGACTATCTGGATGAAGGCACGCTGGCGGCGGCGTTGAGAGCACGGACGGCGATTTGA
- a CDS encoding MOSC domain-containing protein, with the protein MKILAVCLGAPETLPGKKMKTGINKHAVNGAVMIDTEGLLGDTICNREYHGGRDQAVYVEGSLTLDWWAKELGRPLEPGAFGENLIVEGLDNCTVAVGDRFIAGDLVLEVTSARTPCATFAAKMGDPLFVKFYSRAGRPGIYCRVLTSGTVSAGTPVAYVPYAGGRVTMPELMATFGRRLSPVDRARYLAAPIHYKLRATLDNDAGV; encoded by the coding sequence ATGAAAATTCTGGCCGTTTGCCTCGGCGCTCCGGAAACGCTGCCGGGCAAGAAAATGAAGACCGGCATCAACAAGCATGCGGTCAACGGCGCCGTGATGATCGACACCGAGGGTCTGCTCGGCGACACCATCTGCAATCGCGAATATCACGGCGGTCGCGATCAGGCCGTCTATGTCGAGGGTTCGCTGACCTTGGACTGGTGGGCGAAGGAACTCGGACGCCCGCTGGAGCCCGGCGCCTTTGGCGAGAATCTCATTGTCGAGGGCCTGGACAATTGCACCGTCGCCGTCGGCGATAGATTCATAGCCGGCGATCTGGTTTTGGAGGTGACCTCGGCACGCACCCCTTGCGCCACCTTTGCCGCGAAGATGGGCGATCCCCTGTTCGTCAAATTCTATTCCCGTGCGGGTCGCCCCGGCATCTATTGCCGGGTGCTTACCTCTGGCACCGTGAGTGCCGGTACGCCGGTCGCCTATGTGCCTTATGCCGGCGGACGGGTGACCATGCCGGAGCTGATGGCAACGTTTGGCAGGCGATTATCGCCGGTGGATCGGGCGCGTTACCTTGCGGCTCCGATCCATTACAAGCTGCGGGCGACGCTCGATAACGACGCTGGCGTCTAA
- a CDS encoding LysE family translocator: MSLSTLLVFAGALFIAAGSPGPNIAALVARVLTKGARNVLPFLSGMWLGEAIWLTCAVAGLATIAETFHLAFVVIKWLGVAYLLYLAWKMWFAASDAAEEQLPNEQSAVRLFLAGFTVTMGNPKIMVFYVALLPSIIDLHGVTISGWAELVATMFVVLIVIDLSWAMLAAKARTFLKSRRAVRIANRASAGTMAGAAVAIAMR, from the coding sequence ATGAGCCTGTCGACGCTGCTTGTTTTTGCCGGCGCTTTGTTCATTGCGGCGGGATCGCCGGGGCCGAACATTGCCGCGCTGGTGGCGCGCGTGCTGACGAAGGGCGCGCGCAACGTGCTGCCCTTCCTCTCGGGCATGTGGCTCGGCGAGGCGATCTGGTTGACCTGCGCCGTTGCCGGCCTTGCGACCATCGCCGAAACCTTCCACCTCGCCTTCGTGGTGATCAAGTGGCTCGGCGTTGCCTATCTGCTCTATCTTGCCTGGAAGATGTGGTTTGCGGCTTCCGACGCTGCGGAAGAGCAGTTGCCGAACGAGCAATCGGCCGTGCGGCTTTTCCTTGCCGGCTTCACCGTCACCATGGGCAATCCGAAGATCATGGTCTTCTATGTGGCGCTGCTGCCCTCGATCATCGATCTGCACGGTGTGACGATCTCCGGCTGGGCCGAGCTGGTGGCGACGATGTTCGTAGTGCTGATCGTTATCGACCTCTCATGGGCGATGCTGGCGGCAAAGGCCCGGACCTTCCTCAAGAGCCGCCGCGCCGTGCGCATCGCCAATCGCGCCAGTGCCGGCACGATGGCGGGTGCGGCCGTCGCCATCGCCATGCGATAA
- a CDS encoding alpha/beta hydrolase has product MSDIITLPGLDGSGEGHWQTLWERDDPIMRRFQPSSWDRPILTDWIAALEREISRSRTPPILIAHSLACQLIAHWAPSTTSAIRGAFMVAAPDPTGKIYLAEAGSFANPPLKRLPFPSLLVASTDDPFGSFDHARRSAEIWGSAFVDVGPRGHVNAASGLGDWPEGKAIFERFRAQLG; this is encoded by the coding sequence ATGAGCGATATCATCACGCTACCGGGGCTCGACGGCTCAGGTGAAGGTCACTGGCAAACGCTTTGGGAACGGGATGATCCGATCATGCGCCGTTTCCAGCCGTCGAGCTGGGACAGGCCGATACTCACGGACTGGATTGCCGCGCTGGAGAGGGAAATCTCGCGCTCCAGAACGCCGCCGATCCTGATCGCGCACAGTCTTGCCTGCCAGTTGATCGCCCATTGGGCTCCGTCAACGACAAGCGCGATCCGTGGCGCATTCATGGTGGCTGCGCCAGATCCGACGGGGAAAATCTATCTTGCCGAGGCCGGCAGCTTTGCAAACCCGCCGCTGAAGCGGCTGCCTTTTCCGTCCCTGCTTGTCGCCAGCACCGACGATCCGTTCGGCTCCTTCGATCATGCGCGTCGGAGCGCCGAAATCTGGGGCAGCGCCTTCGTCGATGTCGGGCCGCGCGGCCATGTCAACGCCGCATCCGGCCTGGGCGACTGGCCGGAAGGCAAGGCGATCTTCGAGCGCTTTCGCGCGCAGCTCGGCTGA